Within Macaca nemestrina isolate mMacNem1 chromosome 12, mMacNem.hap1, whole genome shotgun sequence, the genomic segment ACACCATAATGGCACTGGTGGCAAGTCCATCTATGGGGAGAAATTTGAAGATGAGAACTTCATCCTAAAGCATACAGGTCCTGGCATCTTGTCCATGGCAAATGCTGGACCCAACACAAATggttcccagtttttcatctgcactgccaagactgagtggttggatggcaagcatgtggtctttggcaaagtgaaagaaggcatgaaTATTGTGGAGGCCATGGAGCGCTTTGGGTCCAGGAATGGCAAGACCAGCAAGAAGATCACCATTGCTAACTGTGGACAACTCGAATAAGTTTGACTTGTGTTTTATCTTAACCACCAGACCATTCCTTCTGTAGCTCAGGAGAGCACCCCTCCACCCCATTTGCTCGCAGTATCCTAGAATCTTTGTGCTCTCGCTGCAGTTCCCTTTGGGTTCCATGTTTTCCTTGTTCTCTCCCATGCCTAGCTGGATTGCAGAGTTAAGTTTATGactatgaaataaaaactaagtaacaattaaaaaaaatataataataatttttgtattaaaaaattcacattaaaTAAGTCCTAATGTTTTATTGCATAGTAGGGTGACTAGAATTATCAATaacattttgcatatattttgaagtagctagaagaaaggattttgaaagttctcaacacaaagaaatgacacatatttgaggtgatggatatgctaattaccctggtttgattattacacaatgtatacatgtgtcaaaacatcacactataccacataaatatgtacatttattatttgtcaattaaaagcaaaataaaacaaaaaaccttcatcTAATACTTTGGAtcattgtgaaaaaataaattcctgaagTATAAAGCATCTATCTAAGTGTCTTGATCTAATAAGTATTTGTTCTACAAATTACTGAAAAACATAAACTCTGTTAATGTCTCATGGCACAGGTTGTGCCTTCAGGGAAACTAGGATTGGGTTTACTAAATTCTGATTTTGTAGATCTCAGATACCACTGTCAAAATGACTTCAATTCTGCCTTCtgtatataatacacacatatatttagtattttattgtaattcTAGTGTTGCTACATATGAGTCTTTATCAAACAAACTGAATTATGTGGGAATCAGTTTATTAatggtaaaaaataattataacaaaattagctgatgtagtttttagaaaattaaagttttttaaataccTTCACTCATTTCTAGCACATAGTGGTAATCCATTATGGTGTTgagttttgttcatttgtttgtttggagacagggtttgtctctgtcacccaagctggagtgcaatggcacgatctcggctcactgcaacctccacctccagggttcatcctcccacctcagcctcccaagtagttgggactacaggcacacaccaccacgccctggtaattttttgtatgttcggtagagacggggtttgactgttgcccacgctggtcccaaacccctgggctcaagtggtctgcccactttacctcccagagtgctaggattacaggtgtgagccactatgcccagcctcattATGGTGCCTGTTAATTTTTGGTTCCCTTTCACTGTGACTGAAATCAACAATTTTTAACAATATGtaagtttattttcaaaattgtctCTCTCactttgttttaagaaataattaaattaaaaatcacagatttttcttgtagaaagttttaaaataagtgtttataagtggaaaaaaaaatatttgtttttagctTCATAGCTGCTTAGTCTTAAATTAAGTATTTCTGAGTACTCTAATTTCATTGTAAATCTTTCCTGTTTGCCAGgttgtaaaaatgtattttgcacAGTGATGCAGATAAAGCCAGAAGTGCATGTGGCATTTCTCAACAATGGTATTGATAAGTGAATTGTGAGCCCAGGTTAGCCTCACTCTTTTCATTAAGGTAAAAGGGCATGGTAATTTTCATAAATGACAAGAAAATACTTGTTCTCCTTGTTCAGTGAGGAGAATTATTTTTGCAGCAGATGTTTATGAAGGGCATGGTAGGATCCCTATGTCTATTGGCATTTTTATTTCCAACTCTTTCCCAAGTTTTGAGctgaagtgttttgttttgttttaatgggcTGCCTCATCAAATAGTCTCTGCTCTTGACCCTGCTTGGTCACAGAAATTTTAAGGTCTCTATCTTTATGGTAACTTTAGTCAGAGAAGGGATTCCAAGGTGAATATTTTcagtaactgtgtgtgtgtgcgcacacctCTACCTCAGCACCATCCAGGGAAACTGAGGAGGTTGACGCTATAAATTTTCCCTTTGACCTCTGCTTTCCTGTCACCCAATGCTATGAAGATTGAGGCTTTCACTCACTGAGAACAGTCTGAACGACCTTGAATTGTTGACAAGTGATTCTCCAGGGACATTAATGCCTTTTCATTTCCTGAAAAGCCAAGTCCCACAGCTCAGGATGAAGTACCCAGTTACACAACAATAACGACCTGAATTTGTATACACAACAGAAAAGATCTGCACAccgaaggatttttttttaaaaacagatgttcCTGGCCCTAGTAATGAATCTCTCAGCTGAAAAGAATGTGAAGCTTATGAATTGCTCTGAGCTACACTCCGTCTTCTCAGTAAAAGACTGGAGAAGGCAACCTGTGCTCAAAAAGGCTAATGGACATCAACTGTGGATTTTCTCTCTGCCTATGTATCAGTTCTAGGATGTTCCTTCCCCATCACTTCTGAACCTCTGAGTAACAATTATGTCATCTTCTATGCTGAGACCTCAGCTATGCTGGGCCATTAATTAGGCATATCTGGTTGGAATTTTGGTACAATTTGGGGAGAAGCgaaagaaaagaagaggttgTTAAAAAACAGGGATTGCTTGAAGACTGTTCTGCAGGACACTGAGTAAAGAATGGGAGCAGGCCTCAAGCAGAAACCAGTGGGAGGACAAATACGAAGAAGCAGAAAGAATGAGAGTTCTTGGGGGCTAAAGAGAAGGTGTCCTGATGAAGAGCCAGCTCTAagattaaaagagagagaaaagtaaaataatgtttataggATGTGTTGGAGGGATGGAATGGAATAAGGGTTGGGCAGAGGTATCAGGAGAACCCGCTCCCGatgtttaacgtgggttcttttctatgtCCCAAGTGTCtcagctggtttgagaaataaagggaaagagcacaagagagagaaatttaaagctgggtgtctgggggagacatcacatgtcggcaggatccaTGATGTTCTCCGAGcggtaaaaccagcaagtttttattagcgatttacAAAAGgtgagggagtgcacgaatagagtgtgggtcacagagatcacatacttcacaaggtaataaaatatcacaaagc encodes:
- the LOC105468602 gene encoding tripartite motif-containing protein 5 isoform X1, with amino-acid sequence MASLKDAAAEESPVLLAMVNPTVFFDIAVDGEPLGRVSFELFADKVPKTAENFRALSTGEKGFGYKGSCFHRIIPGFMCQGGNFTHHNGTGGKSIYGEKFEDENFILKHTGPGILSMANAGPNTNGSQFFICTAKTEWLDGKHVVFGKVKEGMNIVEAMERFGSRNGKTSKKITIANCGQLE
- the LOC105468602 gene encoding tripartite motif-containing protein 5 isoform X2 codes for the protein MVNPTVFFDIAVDGEPLGRVSFELFADKVPKTAENFRALSTGEKGFGYKGSCFHRIIPGFMCQGGNFTHHNGTGGKSIYGEKFEDENFILKHTGPGILSMANAGPNTNGSQFFICTAKTEWLDGKHVVFGKVKEGMNIVEAMERFGSRNGKTSKKITIANCGQLE